In Phycodurus eques isolate BA_2022a unplaced genomic scaffold, UOR_Pequ_1.1 contig_591, whole genome shotgun sequence, the genomic window gagagagacagagagagacagagagagagagagagagagagagacagagagacagagagagagagagagagagagagacagagacagagagagagagagagagacagagagagagagagagagagacagagagagagagagagagacagagagagagagagacagagacagagagagagagagacagagacagagagagagagagagacagagagagagagagagagagagagagagagacagagagagagagagagagagagagagacagagagagacagagagagagagagacagagagagagagagagagacagagagagagagagagagagacagagagagagagagagagagagacagagagagagagagagagacagagagagagagagagacagagagagagagagagagagagacagagagagagagagagagacagagagagagagagagagagacagagagagagacagagagagagagagacagagagagagacagagagagagagagacagagagagagagagagagagagacagagagagagagacagagacagagagagagagagagagacagagagagagagagagagagacagagagagagagagacagagagagagagagagacagagagagacagagagagagagagagagagacagagagagagagacagacagagagagagagacagagagagagagagagagagagacagagagagagagagagagacagagagagagagagacagagagagagagacagagagagagagagacagagagagagagagacagagacagagagagagagagagagagagacagagagagagagagacagagagagacagagagagagagacagagagagacagagacagagagagagacagagagagacagagagagagagagacagagagagacagagacagagagagagagagagagacagagagagagagacagagagagagagacagagagagagagacagacagagagagagacagagacagagagagagagacagagagagagagacagagagacagagagagagagagacagagagacagagagagagacagagagagagagagagagacagacagagagagagagagagacagacagagagagagagagagagacagagagagagagagagagagagacagagagagagagacagagagacagagagagagacagagagagagagagacagagagagagagagacagagagagagagagacagacagagagagacagagagagacagagagagacagagagagagacagagagagacagagagagagagagagacagacagagagagagagagagagacagagagagagagagagagagacagacagagagagagagagagagacagacagagagaagagaagagagagagaacagagagagagagagagacagagagagaagagagagagacagacagagagagagagagagacgagagagagagagagagagagaaagagaagagaggagagagacagaaagagagagagaagagagagagagagacagagaggagaaagagagagagagagacgaggaagacagagagaagagagaaagagagagagaagagagacagacgagaagagagagagacagacagcagATAGAGAGAGATAAGACAGACagcagagagagaagagagagaagcagagagaagagagacagagacagagagagaaagagagagagagacgagaGAGAcaggagagagagacagaaagaagaagagacaacagaagagagagagagacagacaggagagaggagacagagagagacggagagatagagagagagagcagagagagagagagacagagacagagagagagagacagagagagacagagagagagagagagagacagagagacagagagagagacagagagagagagagagacagagagagagagagacagagagacagagagagagacagagagagagagagagagagagagagacagagagacagagagacagagagagagagacagagagagacagagagagagagagagagacagagagagacagagagagagagagagacagagagagagagagacagagagagagacagacagagagagagagagagacagagagagagacagagagagagacagagagacagagagagagagacagagacagagagagagacagacagagagagacagagagagagacagagacagagagagacagagacagagagagacagagagagagagagagacagagagagagacagagacagaga contains:
- the LOC133398933 gene encoding putative uncharacterized protein DDB_G0271982 — its product is RQRERETERERDRETEERERDREEKERERDEEDREKRERERE